The DNA region aaaaatattattttttatgacaaaaatattaattattattgtaaatacaTGTATAGTTGACACATTTCACGGAAAACACACTATGAACATTGATCCTAAATTTGCAAACGCGTGTAGACacattatgatttaaattttatatgcatataatatttcaaacaatgttaaataaaaataataagcaCAAAAACACCCGcaaacattaaaaaatatatataaggaAAAAATAGTGTCAGAAAAACAAaatgacatgtttaaataaaaaaaatattatgcttCTTAATtcacatttaaaaatcaacttGTTATAAAagtgatatatttatatgtaaaataaaagaaaagataagataaaaacattaaatattcattagcaATCATTAAAAAAACCAACTCATTTTAGCAACCAATTTTAGtagcaacaaaaaaaaaaacaataggTAAATTGTGAATTCAATATGCATTAATCTCCAAAGTCATTTAAGATGTACAATACCAAAAGAACCCATAAAAAAACCATTAATTGAatttactaacttaaatgaataaGGATATATtagaaaattcacaattaaaagtcatatatttatatgtacgtTAGATAGATTAGATAGATGTGTGTGTGCGCGTTAATTAGCATTAAATCTTTAACCGCCTTTTAAATACTTTGAGTTGAGAGGGTTCTTGTGGTGAGTTGAGTCCCGATTAATTCTTGAATTCGAATCGAAATCAAATGATTTGACATCAGCCGATGATTACCTGTTGTGTGTGTTGGTTAATTTTAAGACAAAAGAAATCTacttcacaaataaaaattttttttaaaaaaaacacttaAATTAATCAAATACTTTGAGTTGAGAGGAAAAAAACTGAGAAAGAGATGATCTGAATTCTGAAATGCCGAATGATGTTTAGATGCATTTTCCGATAACGTTGAAGTAACTTCCAAGCGAATCTCACACGCAGCACATTGTCAAACTTATCAGCTGCGCAATTCTGATAAATAAGACATACCATACCACCAACGACCCACCATCAATTTTGGTAGACaaaatgcatttaatgcatttcaCGTCATATTAATGTAACAACTGGACGATGCCTGCACGCTGTTAAATTTCTCAATCGTCCaaccaaataatacaaaatatttaataattaacatatattataaatattcatattttatatttttcattgaaattaaattaataattaaaaataataataataataatatattcgaattaaattaattatttaaaataataataaacttgCGTACAAAcactaaaaaataataaataatattaaataattataataaaatatattaaaaagcGCGGACGCTCGTCCACGTGGAGCGTCCGCGGATTACAGTagttatgaaaaaaaaaaatttaattatttttgaaattctttttttttttacattaattttaaaaaaaacccgtCTTCCACGTGAAAAATTTTAATCACTATGAAACATTATtgggttttatttttttactgtatgagaggTGTATAGAATAAATAGTTAAATATTTGAGGTAAgtattaatataaattatgtgaatttagtctttgaatataaattatgatataatcattaTCTTACATATCAAATTTATGATTAAAatagttgattatgtttcaaggTATTATTATAATTTGGAACTTTAAGAATCAAGTTAAAAAACGTGactctataatttaaataaaaaaaactacatgacttgcattttttttaaaataatcttttaaattgaatttggataaaaaaaatatatacatacaaaaacacattaaatataaaattattgtcatcgtaatatataattatataattattataaaacaataataataacagaaaaaaattaatatataaattcattttcttatatttttctaaaaataataataatgataatttattataataaataattttacaaTATCTTTAACAAATAATACTAACTAAAAACTgtgtaataattaaaattgtaaaaaaaaattaacacatAAAAATACtctaacataaataataatttcgtttataaatttaatatttaacataaataatttgtATTAATATACATATTGAAGTTGAAACAAAAATTTACCtctaaaaacacaaaaaatttcaaattatttaaaaattgccTTGAAGtgatgaaaaattaaattcaaaattttactataacttACGACCGAAGAGGAAATAATGAAAAAATACGATGCATAACTCTTCTATATAcagaggaaaaaaaataaatgaacatgAGTATAATAATGtcattgaataattatttaggcTATAGTTTACATCTTTTGACCCGTTAGTTTTCCAGCCTTTGACACATGCTGCACGTTCCTCGGTTGGAGTGATCCAGACGTCTAATTAAAGTTGCattgcattattttatttaaaaaaataatgtaaGTCACGCCTACGAAGAAAACATGACTtgtctttaaaaaaattacatgtcACGCATACTCGATAAACATGACTtgcattgttttttttttaaaaaaataattaggtAAATTTATCACGTCAATTCAATTGGCGTGATACTTAGTTTCATTATTTCCTTTTCATTCATCTCTTCATTTGTGAATTCtcttaaatttttgaatttattttttcatcaattcaaggcaatttttaattaatttgaagtTTTTTATGTTTTTCTGGTAAAATTTTGTTCCaacttcaatataaaatatGTATAGTAATATAAACTATTTatgttaaatattaaatttataaatgaaattattatttatgttagaatattttttatgggttaggttattatattttttttaatttaattattgcgtatttttttagttattattatttttaaagacatttcaattatttattttaataaattattttttaaaaaaaataagaaaatgaaTGTTGtatgttaatttttttatgttattgttttttgtttatattaattataaattatatattacaataataattttaaattaatgtgtttttgtatatatatttttgttccaaattcaatttaaaagatgattaaaaaatgaaagtcacgtagttttttttaaaaaaaataaaaaatttcaaaatcataataatacattgaaacataattaattattttaatcatAAATTCGATAAGTATATAATGAttaaatcataatttatattCATAGACTGAAttcatataatttatattaatacTTATCTCAAATAGAagttcaaaatcaaaattttatctgcaaaaatataatcacaaataaataaattattgatttcaaTCAAACTTGAAATAAatatgtaggaccgagtgcttaccgctttaccaaaagctatagctagtggtaatggtgcaactcaaatcttttaaaccgcacagcagctcaagcaccacggttcgatcgctcagggacaattattgcacccaacaaaatatttaatttaaatcataacTACTACATATGTTGAAGTGAAAATTGATATAGAGCTGCTCGAACACCccgaaaaaaaatatatgcTTACTTGTTTTTCAGTACATCAATATTAACATTTATATCGAAACAATTCGAAGAatgataaaaacaaacaaatgacTTCAAAATTATATTTAGACCAACGAAGAATGATGATACGAGGGACGTTCACTAATTATATAAGCAAGTTTTCAATaatcgataaaaaaaaaacacgtcATTTAGCATGGCGTGATATTAGTTTCATGTGATTTATACATACATCTCATCACTTTGtcacatatattttaattattattttttaataatttagttAGTCAAGTCCTTacctttgaaaaaaaaaaaatttaaacggTTTAAAAAAACCATTTTTTAACAAAGTCCAAATTCCaaatatttatgtatatatataataaaacattatattTAAGATCTAAAAAAAgaattttgcaaaaaaaaaaaatcaaaaaatcggCTTGAACGATTGAACTTGTTTTCCGGTTCATAACCGATTCGATCGGGTTTGGACAGGTTCAAAAACGGTTTTTAGGGTATTTCGGACCAGATCAGTGACAGTTTGTTGATCGAACAGTTCCGTCCAACCCGGTATTGAAAATACTGGTAGTGAGTGCATTACCTTCATCTAGTTGGAGTAAATTggataaattattttataaaaggATAAACTAAATATATGTGTTAATAcattgttttaattaattagaatCAGATATGAATTTTTTGTATAATCTACAGGTTtagttttgaaaaataatttataattttaaaaattacacaCGTACACCAAATTAATTGCGGCCTAATTTTATTGAACTCGACCAAGGCTCCAACGTTGTTATTGAGTCAAAATGATTTGTGGTGTCAAATAATGAATGATCGAATATACTCCATTAAACCATTTAAATTGCGGTATGACGATCCACCTTCGCTGATTGCCATTTTCGCCATCTTTGCCAGATGATCGGCCCTTTCCAAGAACTCATCCTTCCTCACTTCCAGCACTTCTCTTACAGCATTCTCAATCAAAACTCGATCACAACTATCCTTTATGTCCACCCCAATCTTCCAAACTTCGCTCACGAACCGACTGTTAACCATTTGATCACCAAAATACGGCCAACATATCATAGGCACGCCTGCGACGATACTCTCCAAAGTGGAATTCCAACCACTATGCGTAAAAAATCCACCAACCGCGGGGTGGTTCAACACCTCCTCTTGCGGTGCCCATTCCACCATGTAACCATTTTCTTTAGTACCCTTATCCAACTCAGATGGGATATGACTCCCTTCGACAGAACCGGGCCTCATTACCCATAAGAATCTGTGATTGCTATTCACTAATCCGTGCCAAAACTCGAGTAGTTGCTCTCTTGTCACTGTTGTTAAGCTCCCAAAGCTGACATAAATTACTGACTTTGGTTTCTGTGCGTTCAACCAGTCTATGCAACTGCGATCTTCGGCCCATAGACTAGCCGAAGGGGTTGAGTGATTGTTTTTGTTCTCCGTGAGCCTCGACTTCAAGTGCGTGTTGACTGGGCCAATGGTGTAGAGTCTCGGAATgtgtttcaaaatatttgataaTGCAGGTTGCTCCAGATCTTCGAATGTGTTCATAATGAGTGCTTTTGCTCGCACAGTTTGCCTTGTCAAGATCAACAACTCCGTAAGAGTAGGATCATTTGCATCATCCACGCGACAAAAGCTTGGAAGATCGCGGCATCTTAGGAGACCGTCCATTCCAGGAATGCATTTCACTAGTTCGTCCATTCCATTTTCTGTATTACCCATTAGCAAAGATCAAGAATTCCAAACAAAATAACTCTCAACTGTTACGGTGTGACATTTTCAATATTCTatcaacatctaattatatcCTCTTTACTGAAATATCCAAATTTCTTGccaaaatttcatgatgttTCATGTTTTCATGATATAAATTGATATATTGTTTGCTAACTAAAAAAACCCTGAAAGATACCCAACTAAAATTCAATTTTGATTGATATTACAGTGAACAAAAATACCAATAGTaaaaggagaagaaaaaaaacTTCCCAGTAAACTAGAAAGTTTTGGCACATAAACCCAATGTTCGAAAATAATTACAAGAGAAAATGAGTTAATATTAAAATGGACAATTATGCATCGTATCCCTATTTGACGAGGCAGTATTCCTGATTAAATACAAGAGAATAAGAAATGGCACCTTGAAATGGTATCTGTTTGGCTTCAACGAGTCGATCCGTGCAGAAATACGCCCAGAAAGCACAAGCGTTCATAGTCCGGAAGTAGATCAACGGAATCCCTCTCTCTTCCGCGAAATCTCCGGCGAAACTCAACACCCCATCTGCTATTATGCACGTTACAGGTCTCCTGCCAGCAGAAGCGAACAATTCTTTCTCGATCATCATTTTCTTGAAACATGGTCCCATAATGTTTAGTACAGACCAAACTATCTCCATGGATCTCTGACCAGCTCGAGGATGGTCATCGGGGAGACCATCTGGGATCGTCTGAAACTGTAATCCAGGATATCTTGCCAAGGTTGAAAGGATGTTGGTGTGCTTGAGGAGACGACGGTGGTTGAATTCGGAGGCAATGAATGTCACATGGAAATTGGATAAACAGAGGAGTTGGGTTAGATTGAGCATGGGGTTCATGTGTCCTTGAGCTGGCAGAGGGAAAATGAGAACATGGGGAGGGAGTACttctgcttctttcgagctcaTTTCGCAGCACGAAGATTCGATAATGGTGTAGTTTTCTGGTTTCGAAATGGATTTTAATTTGTAGCTGAGAATTGATTATATATAGTAACAGAAAGACCATCAAGCAACTGGACGATGCATGGAATTAGTCAAACTGTtacaatcatatcaaatttatatattaaattaatacaACTCAATACCAAAGTCTTGTCGGATGAATTGATTTTGAGTGTATAATCtaatattgatatttttattgataGTAAGCGTAGCGAAAAAAGTGACATTGAAAAGAGCTACTGTAGGAAAAGGATAGGTCAGTGTGATCGTCGACTTTTCAATGGGTTgacaatattataattttttcacATCAATATATTAAACTAATGAAGATATGCTTATAAACTTAAGATGTTACACCATCCAATAGATTTTTTACGATAGAACACCTCTTGAGTTTGTAACTTAACATTTGTATTCTCGTTGAAAGTATGCGGAAGAAGTGGGACGCCGCAGACATCGGCTAAACAAGTTTTTTGCGAAGAAAGAGCTATCATAGGAAAAGGTTAGTAAAAACTATCAAGA from Primulina tabacum isolate GXHZ01 chromosome 14, ASM2559414v2, whole genome shotgun sequence includes:
- the LOC142524470 gene encoding 7-deoxyloganetic acid glucosyl transferase-like, giving the protein MSSKEAEVLPPHVLIFPLPAQGHMNPMLNLTQLLCLSNFHVTFIASEFNHRRLLKHTNILSTLARYPGLQFQTIPDGLPDDHPRAGQRSMEIVWSVLNIMGPCFKKMMIEKELFASAGRRPVTCIIADGVLSFAGDFAEERGIPLIYFRTMNACAFWAYFCTDRLVEAKQIPFQENGMDELVKCIPGMDGLLRCRDLPSFCRVDDANDPTLTELLILTRQTVRAKALIMNTFEDLEQPALSNILKHIPRLYTIGPVNTHLKSRLTENKNNHSTPSASLWAEDRSCIDWLNAQKPKSVIYVSFGSLTTVTREQLLEFWHGLVNSNHRFLWVMRPGSVEGSHIPSELDKGTKENGYMVEWAPQEEVLNHPAVGGFFTHSGWNSTLESIVAGVPMICWPYFGDQMVNSRFVSEVWKIGVDIKDSCDRVLIENAVREVLEVRKDEFLERADHLAKMAKMAISEGGSSYRNLNGLMEYIRSFII